Sequence from the Patescibacteria group bacterium genome:
GGTTAGGACAGCGCTCTTTCAAGGCGTAAATACGGGTTCGATTCCCGTTGGGGCCACAAAAGATAATGTGGTATATATAGATATATGGAACAATTTCCACAACAACAAGAAACATCGGAGCAAGAACTTCGACTCAAACTCGGTATGAGCGTGCGTGCCACGCGTACAGAAGGTGCCGGCACCATTGAAGAGACCTACATGATACTGGATTATAATAAAGAAAAAGATGAGTATCTACTGACAAAAACTGAAGAACCTGGAAAGTCTGTGGATGAAGTTCAGTCAATGAGACGCATTCGCGTCTCACGCGCGGAGCTGGAAAGTCTTAACTAAATGCTCTAGAATAAGCGCGTTGTTTTCGCGCCCTTAGCTCAGTGGTAGAGCGTCACATTGACATTGTGAAGGCCGGAAGTTCGATCCTTCCAGGGCGCACACATGAGCAGAAATAAAAAAATCACCATACTTGGCATTGAGACTTCGTGCGATGAAACAGCGATCGCCGTTGTTGACGCGTCTGGCGGACTTGGTGCACCCAAGTTTCGCGTGCGTGCAAATGTCATCTCCTCTCAAATAAAAATACACGCGCCCTACGGTGGTGTGGTGCCAAACCTCGCCAAACGCGAGCATATCCGAAATCTACCCATCATTCTCGAACAGGCGCTACGCAAAGCTGGTATCGGTGAGCCTCACAAAGAGATTAATGCCATAGCCGTCACCACGGGCCCCGGCCTTGAGCCAGCACTTTGGACGGGTATCACTTTTACACAAAAACTCGCTGAAGAGTGGAACTTGCCCGTAGTCGCCGCCAATCATATGGAGGGTCATTTGGTAACGCCACTCTTAAACGCTCGTGTAGCGGGTATAGCTTTCCCGGCAATCGCTCTTTTGGTATCAGGAGGGCATACCGAAATCGTACTTGTAAAAAAATGGGGAGATTACAAAGTGTTGGGTGAGACGGTAGACGATGCTGCAGGTGAAGCGTTTGACAAAGTAGCGCGCATGCTCGAGCTACCGTATCCCGGCGGACCTGAAGTGAGCCGTCTTGCACGCACGGGCAACCGCTACGGCTTTTCATTTCCCCGCCCCATGCTACAACAAAAAAATTATAATTTTAGTTTCTCGGGTCTCAAAACTGCCGTGCTCTACCAACTGCGTGATTTGAAAGAACAAAAAACTCCTTTTAGTAAAAATGATATCGCCGCGTCGTTTGAAGACGCGGTCATCGATGTACTGATGACAAAAACAATGCGCGCGGCAGCTGAACACAAAGCCCCCTCAATCATCATAGGCGGTGGGGTTGCGGCAAACGCGCGATTGCGTGCGCGCATGCGCGACGCAGTAAAAAAAGAAAAACAAAACCGCACGCTCTATTTGGCACCACTCTCCATGACGGGAGATAACGCCGCGATGATAGCGGCATCGGCTTATTTTCATGCGGTTCGCGACGATTTCGCCAACTGGAAAAAGCTCGAAGCGCATGCTACGCTCCCCTTATAAATGAAGCTTGAAGACCTCCCAAAAAGTTACGAAGCGTCAGCGCACGAAGACGACATCTTTCGCCTCTGGGAATCCTCGGGGGTTTTTAATCCCGACACGCTTCCTGACGCACCTTCGCGCAAACCATTTTCCATCATGATGGCGCCCCCCAATATCACGGGGCAGATCCATGTCGGTCACGCACTCGAAAACATTATCTCTGATATCATCATTCGCCGAAAACGCGCGGAGGGTTTTCGTCCCCTCTTTTTGCCCGGCAAAGATCATGCAGGCATCGCCGGCCAATACGCCGTTGAAAGGGAACTGAAAAAAGAAGGAGTTACGCGCCACGCCCTCGGTCGTGAAAAATTTGTCGAACGCGTATGGGAATATATGCGAGAGATCGGCTCAAATATCGATCAAGAGCTCAAGCACTTGGGCATTTCTGCCGATTGGTCACGCGCGCGCTTTACGATGGATGAAGGATATCAACATGCCGTCGAAAAAGTTTTTCTCCATTATCACGAAAAGGGTTATATCTATCGCGGCAAACGCGTGGTCAATTGGTGCTCGAGGTGCCAGAGCACTATCTCGGATCTTGAGATCACCTACAAAGAAGAAAGGGGTAAACTTTATTTTATCCAGTATGGCCCAATCGTTATCGCGACCACGCGCCCCGAGACCAAGCTCGGCGACACCGCGCTGGCGGTAAATTCTAAAGACGAACGGTACGCGGAACATGTCGGTAAAACCATCACTATTGAGTCGGTTGATCCTGACACCAAAGTTGGCAAATCACCACGCAAAAAAGAATACGAATTGCCGGTCGTCGCCGATGATGCCGCTGATATGGCTTTTGGCTCGGGCATCATCAAAGTCACGCCTGCGCACGATATCGCTGACTTTGAAATCGCTTCTCGCCATCCTGAGATAAAAACACTTGAGATTATCGGTACCGATGGTCGCATGACCGAGGCCGCGGGGGCGCGGTTCGCCGGCATGAAGGTAGCCGAAGCCCGCGAGGCAATAGTAAAAGATTTGGAAGAACTTGGGTTGCTCGTAAAAACAGAAGACCTTGATCATTCGATCGGTGTTTGTGATCGCTGTGAGACAGTCATCGAACCGCTCCTCTCTGACCAATGGTTTGTAAAAATGGATAAGCTCGCCGAGAAGGCGCGCAGGGCGATCGAGAAAAACAAAGTAACATTTGTACCACCCAACCGAAAAGACATGATGCTTGAGTGGGCAAAGAACTTGCGTGATTGGAATATCTCGCGCCAGCTCTGGTGGGGTCACCGCATCCCCGCGTACCGCTGTGAGTGCAAAGAAAATGAAGAATGGCGCGTGGGGCTTGTGGCTCCCGCGGATCTTTGCCGCCGATGTAAAAAACCGTGGCGTCAGACTGATGATGTGCTCGACACTTGGTTTTCATCAGCACTCTGGCCCTTTGTCACCTTGCACTGGCCTGACGAGACTGATGATCTAAAAGACTACTACCCTACCGCACTTATCTCGAGCGCGCGTGAGATTTTTTATCTTTGGATTTTTCGTATGCTATTTTCTGGCCTCGAGTTTATGGGCGATGTGCCGTTTAAAACTATCTACACCCATCCGACTATTCTCGATAAAAGCGGCCGCAAGATGTCAAAATCAAAAGGCAATGTTGTCGATCCTATGAAACTCACCAGCACCTATGGTATTGATGCGATGCGTTTCGGTATTGTCTGGCAGGCAATGGGTACCCAAGACATTCATTGGACGGAAGATCCTCTGCGCGCGGGCAAAAAGTTTTTAAACAAACTCTGGAACTCATCACGCTTTATCATGGTACAGATCGGCACCGATCCGCGAGACATAAAGCGACCGAAACCGAAAGATGACGCGTCGAAAAAAGTTTTGGAAGCATGCGATGCTATGGAAAAAGCGGTCGCTGATTCGATTGCGTCTTACGAATTTGGCCAAGG
This genomic interval carries:
- a CDS encoding valine--tRNA ligase — its product is MKLEDLPKSYEASAHEDDIFRLWESSGVFNPDTLPDAPSRKPFSIMMAPPNITGQIHVGHALENIISDIIIRRKRAEGFRPLFLPGKDHAGIAGQYAVERELKKEGVTRHALGREKFVERVWEYMREIGSNIDQELKHLGISADWSRARFTMDEGYQHAVEKVFLHYHEKGYIYRGKRVVNWCSRCQSTISDLEITYKEERGKLYFIQYGPIVIATTRPETKLGDTALAVNSKDERYAEHVGKTITIESVDPDTKVGKSPRKKEYELPVVADDAADMAFGSGIIKVTPAHDIADFEIASRHPEIKTLEIIGTDGRMTEAAGARFAGMKVAEAREAIVKDLEELGLLVKTEDLDHSIGVCDRCETVIEPLLSDQWFVKMDKLAEKARRAIEKNKVTFVPPNRKDMMLEWAKNLRDWNISRQLWWGHRIPAYRCECKENEEWRVGLVAPADLCRRCKKPWRQTDDVLDTWFSSALWPFVTLHWPDETDDLKDYYPTALISSAREIFYLWIFRMLFSGLEFMGDVPFKTIYTHPTILDKSGRKMSKSKGNVVDPMKLTSTYGIDAMRFGIVWQAMGTQDIHWTEDPLRAGKKFLNKLWNSSRFIMVQIGTDPRDIKRPKPKDDASKKVLEACDAMEKAVADSIASYEFGQGLHAAYDFFWNDFCAVYIEETKKNPSRETRDMLFYILATSLKNLHPFIPFATEYIWGLLPHTEKRLLIAERL
- the tsaD gene encoding tRNA (adenosine(37)-N6)-threonylcarbamoyltransferase complex transferase subunit TsaD codes for the protein MSRNKKITILGIETSCDETAIAVVDASGGLGAPKFRVRANVISSQIKIHAPYGGVVPNLAKREHIRNLPIILEQALRKAGIGEPHKEINAIAVTTGPGLEPALWTGITFTQKLAEEWNLPVVAANHMEGHLVTPLLNARVAGIAFPAIALLVSGGHTEIVLVKKWGDYKVLGETVDDAAGEAFDKVARMLELPYPGGPEVSRLARTGNRYGFSFPRPMLQQKNYNFSFSGLKTAVLYQLRDLKEQKTPFSKNDIAASFEDAVIDVLMTKTMRAAAEHKAPSIIIGGGVAANARLRARMRDAVKKEKQNRTLYLAPLSMTGDNAAMIAASAYFHAVRDDFANWKKLEAHATLPL